The following coding sequences lie in one Halorarum halophilum genomic window:
- a CDS encoding M14 family metallopeptidase, with the protein MRIHQLGDGVPEVAVVGGIHGDEPCGPAAVERLVAESPDVERPVKLIVANEEALERGVRFVDEDLNRAFPGDADTGSLEGRLASDLARELEGCTTLALHSTQSYAEPFALCDTVDEIARAVVPHLPVDTLIETDLFTEGRLIEHPHTVEVECGLQGSDDAAENAYWLTRAFLSATGALDAPVADEPAGASDATPGDVDVFRLLQPVGKPPAEEYEVFAHNFERVGTGERFAVADGETFTADEPFYPVLMSARGYTDVFGYAAEKVGTLE; encoded by the coding sequence ATGCGTATCCACCAGTTGGGTGACGGGGTCCCCGAGGTCGCCGTGGTCGGCGGAATCCACGGCGACGAGCCCTGCGGGCCGGCGGCGGTCGAGCGCCTCGTCGCCGAGTCCCCGGACGTGGAACGACCCGTGAAACTGATCGTCGCCAACGAGGAGGCGCTGGAGCGCGGCGTGCGGTTCGTCGACGAGGACCTCAACCGGGCGTTCCCGGGCGACGCGGACACCGGGAGCCTCGAAGGGCGCCTAGCGTCCGACTTGGCGCGCGAACTGGAGGGCTGTACCACGCTCGCGCTCCACTCGACGCAGTCGTACGCGGAACCGTTCGCGCTCTGTGACACCGTCGACGAGATCGCCCGCGCCGTCGTCCCGCACCTCCCGGTCGACACGCTCATCGAGACCGACCTGTTCACGGAGGGGCGACTCATCGAACACCCCCACACCGTCGAGGTCGAGTGCGGCCTGCAGGGCAGCGACGACGCCGCCGAGAACGCCTACTGGCTGACGCGCGCGTTCCTCTCCGCGACCGGCGCCCTGGACGCGCCGGTCGCCGACGAACCGGCCGGCGCCTCGGACGCGACACCGGGGGACGTCGACGTGTTCCGCCTGCTCCAGCCGGTCGGGAAGCCGCCGGCCGAGGAGTACGAGGTGTTCGCGCACAACTTCGAGCGCGTCGGGACCGGCGAGCGGTTCGCGGTCGCCGACGGCGAGACGTTCACCGCCGACGAGCCGTTCTACCCGGTGCTGATGTCCGCGCGCGGCTACACGGACGTGTTCGGCTACGCGGCCGAAAAAGTCGGAACGCTGGAGTGA
- a CDS encoding DUF7522 family protein — MASSDSKLVEYCKERTGENLRTVARYNTTSETLTVECVRDDLRSQYTDEQYEMLVEKLYDTHESVVEIGDKGAPIGDCVSSVHYFENGFVIQLVLDEDDGYIITFDSVVGSSLASFIEECLTHAGVPSELAQ, encoded by the coding sequence ATGGCATCGTCGGATTCCAAATTGGTCGAGTACTGCAAAGAACGGACTGGCGAGAACCTCCGGACAGTCGCCCGATACAATACGACCAGCGAGACATTGACTGTCGAGTGCGTCCGAGACGACCTGCGGTCACAATACACGGACGAGCAATATGAAATGCTCGTCGAGAAGCTATACGACACACACGAGTCCGTGGTCGAGATTGGGGACAAGGGAGCACCGATCGGGGACTGCGTCTCAAGCGTCCACTATTTTGAGAATGGCTTTGTCATTCAGCTAGTCCTCGACGAGGATGACGGATACATTATCACGTTCGACAGCGTTGTTGGCTCATCACTCGCGTCATTTATCGAAGAGTGTCTCACACACGCTGGAGTTCCCTCGGAGCTGGCTCAGTAG
- a CDS encoding universal stress protein — protein sequence MNWTPDAPVILTPIRYPLTAQSTQTLDHARGIAEEYEDAQLLVLHVDLVQANQHSTAQDIHRAITPIVGDQSASVIVQRGFIIEDVIREEAEQRGADIIVLGQNQKPRWQQYLSRVLGNNPDIISYLQDRTDATIETTG from the coding sequence ATGAATTGGACACCAGACGCTCCGGTTATCCTCACCCCGATCCGATATCCGTTGACTGCACAGAGCACCCAGACGCTAGACCATGCGAGGGGTATTGCTGAGGAATACGAGGACGCGCAACTCCTCGTGCTACACGTCGACCTCGTCCAGGCCAATCAGCACTCAACAGCGCAGGACATCCACCGAGCGATCACTCCGATCGTCGGAGATCAGTCTGCATCCGTAATCGTCCAACGTGGTTTCATCATTGAGGATGTAATCCGGGAAGAAGCGGAACAGCGGGGTGCCGATATCATCGTGCTCGGGCAGAATCAGAAACCAAGATGGCAACAGTATCTCAGCCGAGTGCTCGGCAACAATCCAGATATCATATCGTACCTTCAGGACCGGACAGACGCCACCATCGAAACTACCGGATAA
- a CDS encoding DUF1003 domain-containing protein gives MTDDAGLTESEKDILSAGNRGTLVTENVNETMEETETFGARVSDALASFGGSWPFIGLFGLFLVGWMITNTIVLTRPLDPFPFILLNLILSSLAAIQAPIILMSQNRQETRNRIRAEHDYEVNLNAELEIRQLHEKLDFLLVRQWRRLLEIQELQSELIDEMTSRDR, from the coding sequence GTGACCGATGATGCCGGCCTCACGGAGTCAGAAAAGGACATCCTCTCGGCAGGCAATCGTGGGACCCTCGTTACGGAGAACGTGAACGAGACGATGGAGGAAACCGAGACGTTCGGTGCTCGCGTCTCAGACGCCCTTGCCTCGTTCGGGGGCAGTTGGCCGTTTATCGGGTTGTTCGGGCTGTTCCTCGTGGGGTGGATGATCACGAATACGATCGTACTTACACGGCCCCTTGATCCGTTTCCGTTCATCCTCCTCAATTTGATATTGTCCAGTCTCGCCGCGATTCAAGCCCCCATCATCCTGATGAGTCAGAACCGTCAGGAGACCCGGAACCGCATTCGGGCTGAACACGATTACGAGGTGAACCTCAACGCGGAACTCGAAATTCGGCAACTCCACGAAAAACTCGATTTCTTGTTGGTCCGCCAGTGGCGACGGTTACTGGAAATCCAAGAATTGCAATCGGAACTCATCGACGAGATGACGTCACGAGACCGGTGA
- a CDS encoding VIT1/CCC1 transporter family protein, with protein MASGEDIARYQRNRQDEVDSATVYTAMADTEAQPQVAEVYRRLAETERNHAAFWTEKLREAGGDPKSLEPSRRGRVLAWLARRFGPGLVLPTMRSGEVEGGEGYATQPEVRETGMVAAERSHDRLLTIIAETPGPGATGGVLAQLEGRHRATSGNALRAAVLGANDGLVSNLSLVMGVAGAALESTTILITGLAGLFAGAGSMAMGEWLSVQSSRELYQRQISIEAEELAEVPEEEAQELALIYEAKGLSRERALEIADQIISDEQMALDTLAREELGIDPEELGGSAWEAAGASFVLFALGAIVPVSPFFVASGLTAVGTSLLLSGIALFVIGAGITLLTGRSVLYSGLRQVGIGLSAAILTYGAGSLIGVSLVS; from the coding sequence ATGGCTAGTGGAGAAGACATCGCTCGGTATCAGCGTAATCGCCAGGACGAGGTCGATAGTGCAACCGTCTATACGGCGATGGCTGATACAGAAGCACAACCGCAGGTGGCCGAAGTGTACCGGCGGTTGGCCGAGACAGAGAGAAACCACGCTGCGTTCTGGACCGAGAAACTCCGCGAAGCTGGTGGAGACCCGAAGAGCCTGGAACCCTCCAGAAGGGGGAGAGTGCTTGCGTGGTTGGCTCGACGTTTCGGGCCAGGGCTGGTGCTGCCTACGATGCGGTCTGGAGAAGTCGAAGGTGGTGAGGGATACGCTACTCAACCGGAGGTCCGGGAGACAGGAATGGTCGCCGCCGAGCGGTCCCACGACCGTTTGCTGACGATTATCGCAGAAACCCCAGGTCCTGGTGCGACGGGAGGGGTCCTCGCGCAATTAGAGGGCCGTCACAGAGCGACGAGCGGAAATGCACTTCGCGCTGCGGTTCTCGGCGCGAACGACGGTCTTGTTTCCAATCTCAGCCTCGTTATGGGCGTGGCTGGGGCGGCACTCGAATCCACCACGATTCTGATTACGGGATTAGCCGGGCTTTTCGCGGGAGCAGGTTCAATGGCGATGGGGGAATGGCTCTCCGTCCAGAGTTCACGTGAACTCTACCAACGCCAGATCAGCATCGAAGCAGAAGAGCTAGCTGAAGTACCGGAAGAGGAAGCCCAAGAGTTGGCGCTCATATACGAGGCGAAGGGGCTCTCCAGAGAGCGTGCTCTGGAGATCGCCGATCAGATAATCTCCGACGAGCAGATGGCCCTGGATACGCTGGCGCGTGAGGAACTCGGGATCGACCCTGAGGAACTCGGTGGTTCTGCGTGGGAGGCAGCCGGTGCATCGTTCGTTCTATTCGCTCTCGGTGCTATCGTCCCCGTGTCGCCGTTTTTCGTCGCCAGTGGCCTTACTGCGGTCGGAACGAGTCTGCTCCTCAGTGGTATCGCACTGTTCGTAATCGGTGCTGGAATAACGCTTCTCACCGGTCGGTCCGTTCTCTATTCTGGGTTGCGTCAGGTGGGAATCGGTCTCAGTGCAGCGATCTTGACCTACGGGGCAGGAAGTCTAATCGGAGTGTCGCTCGTCAGTTAG
- a CDS encoding DUF7847 domain-containing protein, which yields MAILVALQRTSDALQRNPVLLVPILALLLFQVPQLVSQSASPGLANFFALVLSVAFVLILPFVQGGLVAMAADALGNGTSLATFVEGGKRNYVSLLVVSLIFVVINIVVSIVVVFAGLVTLFARYPGGAGDTSALVVVVLTVVVVVVLAYLLLLYFIQFYAQAVVLDSQGAIDSLKRSASLVRANLASVFGYSVCVGFLGGLTGGLFGIFSLAIRPETSMSFGLPRVSLAGVLGISLVIVAVETLFAGFMGVFSVAFYRTLRD from the coding sequence ATGGCAATTCTGGTCGCCCTCCAGCGGACTTCAGACGCCCTCCAGCGCAATCCGGTCCTACTCGTCCCGATCTTGGCCCTTCTCCTGTTCCAGGTCCCCCAATTGGTATCCCAATCGGCCAGCCCTGGACTTGCAAACTTCTTCGCGTTAGTACTCTCGGTGGCGTTCGTACTCATCCTGCCGTTCGTACAAGGTGGTCTCGTTGCGATGGCTGCCGATGCCCTTGGCAATGGCACATCGCTGGCCACGTTCGTCGAGGGGGGGAAGCGGAACTACGTGTCTCTTCTCGTCGTCTCCCTCATATTCGTAGTCATCAACATCGTTGTCAGCATCGTTGTGGTGTTTGCTGGTCTCGTCACGCTTTTTGCTCGCTACCCGGGGGGTGCTGGCGACACGAGTGCTCTCGTCGTGGTCGTTCTGACTGTCGTCGTCGTGGTGGTGCTGGCTTACCTGCTGTTACTCTATTTCATTCAGTTCTACGCGCAAGCAGTTGTCCTTGACTCCCAGGGTGCTATTGACAGCCTCAAGCGAAGTGCCAGCCTGGTTCGGGCAAACCTCGCCAGCGTATTTGGATACTCAGTCTGTGTCGGCTTTCTCGGTGGCTTGACCGGCGGACTGTTCGGTATCTTTTCATTGGCAATCAGGCCAGAGACATCGATGAGTTTCGGCCTTCCACGGGTTTCACTCGCTGGCGTTCTCGGCATCTCCTTAGTCATCGTGGCTGTCGAGACACTGTTCGCAGGGTTCATGGGAGTGTTCTCAGTCGCCTTCTACCGTACGCTGAGGGACTGA